From Microbacterium sp. LWH11-1.2, one genomic window encodes:
- a CDS encoding crosslink repair DNA glycosylase YcaQ family protein: MTDTLSPAQARRIALAAQGFTRARPASVSRRHVDRVMERLGVLQIDSVNVFARSHYLPLFSRLGAYEPALLDRVFLARTTHYVEYLAHEATFIPIEDWPLWRFRMDDFRRRWAGEDSWLSANARTVRWVQDELRTRGPLRPADLRADAPRERGTWWDWDEVKLALEHLWRTGDVAVSGRRGFERTYALAEQVIPDAILSREIPRAEAIHELMRRAARSSGVATQSDLADYYRIKDRSTVARSIADLVDAGELEPVHVRGWERSGRPIPAWRHRDAVLPRRIDAAALLTPFDPVVWFRDRALRTFDLDYRIEIYVPAEKRRFGYYSLPVLVGDRIVARVDLKAERASSTLQVQSAWWEPQARAEDAGRIAEELSLAAAWQGLEHISVSGWGDATAAIHDALRGRADASIRRHLHARESVS; the protein is encoded by the coding sequence GTGACAGACACCCTCAGCCCCGCCCAGGCTCGCCGCATCGCTCTGGCCGCTCAGGGATTCACCCGTGCTCGTCCGGCATCCGTCTCCCGTCGCCATGTGGATCGGGTGATGGAACGACTCGGCGTGCTGCAGATCGACTCGGTCAACGTCTTCGCGCGTTCGCACTACCTGCCGCTGTTCTCGCGCCTCGGCGCCTATGAGCCGGCGCTGCTGGACCGCGTCTTCCTGGCCCGCACCACGCACTACGTGGAGTATCTCGCCCACGAGGCCACCTTCATCCCGATCGAGGACTGGCCGCTCTGGCGCTTCCGCATGGACGATTTCCGCCGGCGGTGGGCGGGCGAGGACTCGTGGCTGAGCGCCAACGCCCGCACGGTCCGGTGGGTGCAGGACGAGCTGCGCACGCGCGGCCCGCTGCGCCCGGCCGACCTGCGCGCCGATGCCCCGCGGGAACGCGGGACGTGGTGGGACTGGGACGAGGTCAAGCTCGCGCTCGAGCACCTCTGGCGCACGGGCGACGTCGCCGTGAGCGGACGCCGCGGCTTCGAGCGCACCTACGCGCTCGCCGAGCAGGTGATCCCCGATGCCATCCTCTCCCGCGAGATCCCGCGCGCCGAGGCGATCCACGAGCTGATGCGCCGCGCCGCGCGATCGAGCGGGGTGGCGACGCAGTCCGATCTCGCCGACTACTACCGCATCAAGGATCGGTCGACGGTGGCACGGTCGATCGCCGACCTCGTCGATGCCGGCGAGCTCGAACCCGTGCACGTCCGCGGCTGGGAGCGGAGCGGAAGACCCATCCCCGCTTGGCGCCACCGTGACGCGGTCCTGCCACGCAGGATCGACGCCGCGGCCCTGCTGACCCCCTTCGATCCGGTGGTCTGGTTCCGCGATCGAGCGCTTCGCACGTTCGACCTCGATTACCGCATCGAGATCTACGTCCCCGCCGAGAAGCGGAGGTTCGGCTACTACTCGCTGCCCGTCCTCGTCGGCGACCGCATCGTCGCGCGGGTCGACCTGAAAGCCGAGCGCGCGTCGTCGACCCTGCAGGTGCAGTCCGCGTGGTGGGAGCCGCAGGCGCGAGCCGAAGATGCGGGTCGCATCGCCGAGGAGCTCTCCCTCGCGGCGGCCTGGCAGGGGCTCGAGCACATCTCGGTCTCGGGCTGGGGCGACGCGACCGCCGCGATCCACGACGCTCTTCGCGGCCGCGCCGATGCTTCGATCCGGCGCCATCTGCACGCCAGGGAAAGCGTGTCATGA
- a CDS encoding LemA family protein, with protein sequence MEWLVPVLIVVGVILLVGIYLWATYNSLVQLNVRVDEAWSGITVQLKRRADLIPNLIETVKGYASHEKAVFENVTRARAETLSAGGPGEAGIAEGHLQQALRSLFAVAEAYPQLQASQNFLQLQQAIVDTEDKIQAARRFYNGGVRELNTKIKVFPNNLFAKGLGFTEREFFEVADSGAISEPPRVQF encoded by the coding sequence ATGGAATGGCTCGTGCCAGTACTGATCGTCGTCGGAGTGATCCTGCTCGTCGGCATCTATCTCTGGGCCACGTACAACTCGCTGGTGCAGCTGAACGTCCGCGTCGATGAGGCGTGGAGCGGCATCACGGTGCAGCTCAAGCGACGAGCCGACCTCATCCCGAACCTCATCGAGACGGTGAAGGGATATGCCTCCCATGAGAAGGCCGTCTTCGAGAACGTCACGCGCGCGCGCGCCGAGACGCTGTCCGCGGGCGGTCCCGGGGAAGCCGGCATCGCTGAGGGGCACCTGCAGCAGGCGCTGCGCAGTCTCTTCGCCGTCGCCGAGGCGTACCCGCAGCTGCAGGCGAGCCAGAACTTCCTCCAGCTCCAGCAGGCGATCGTCGACACCGAGGACAAGATCCAGGCCGCGCGCCGGTTCTACAACGGCGGCGTGCGCGAGCTGAACACGAAGATCAAGGTGTTCCCGAACAACCTCTTCGCCAAGGGGCTGGGCTTCACCGAGCGCGAGTTCTTCGAGGTCGCCGACAGCGGCGCGATCTCGGAGCCGCCGCGCGTGCAGTTCTGA
- a CDS encoding D-arabinono-1,4-lactone oxidase, protein MTRIGGTWQNWGRSASVRPVRVERPRSPEGVQRAVIAAVHHGLTVKAVGAGHSFTGIAVAPGVLLELDDMQGLVSADAVTGRVTLLAGTRLHRIPALLAPYGLAMENLGDIDRQSISGAISTGTHGTGAAFGGLATQVVGLTIITAAGEFLRIDEQQNSELLPAAALGLGALGIIVEVTLQCVPTFVMHAVDEPMPLEDVLDQIESHVSASDHFEFYWFPHTDVALTKRQSRLPESAVRKPLPTVGKWIDETLLSNGVYRLVCAAGQLVPAVTPPFSRLAVKLTGDREYTDLSNRVLTQSRTVRFREMEYAIPAENVVPAFRAVRELIDRRGWRIEFPVEVRFAAQDDRWLSTAHGRASAYIAVHRYWRADPTEYFGAVEAIMQEHGGRPHWGKLHTQTAETLRVIYPRFDDFVAVRDRLDPERRFSNRYLDRVLGD, encoded by the coding sequence GTGACGAGAATCGGCGGCACCTGGCAGAACTGGGGGCGGTCGGCGTCGGTCCGTCCTGTGCGAGTGGAGCGTCCGCGCAGCCCCGAGGGTGTGCAGCGGGCGGTGATCGCCGCCGTGCACCACGGGCTCACGGTGAAGGCGGTGGGTGCCGGTCACAGCTTCACGGGCATCGCCGTCGCGCCGGGCGTGCTGCTGGAACTCGACGACATGCAGGGCCTGGTCTCGGCGGATGCCGTCACCGGGCGCGTGACCCTGCTCGCGGGCACCCGGCTGCATCGGATCCCGGCGCTCCTCGCACCGTACGGCCTGGCGATGGAGAACCTCGGCGACATCGATCGGCAGTCGATCTCCGGGGCGATCTCGACCGGCACACACGGCACCGGCGCTGCTTTCGGCGGGCTCGCCACCCAGGTCGTCGGCCTCACGATCATCACGGCCGCCGGCGAGTTCCTCCGCATCGACGAGCAGCAGAACAGCGAACTCCTGCCCGCCGCCGCGCTCGGACTCGGCGCGCTCGGCATCATCGTCGAGGTCACCCTCCAGTGCGTCCCGACGTTCGTCATGCACGCGGTCGACGAGCCGATGCCGCTGGAGGACGTGCTGGATCAGATCGAGAGCCACGTCTCGGCATCCGACCACTTCGAGTTCTACTGGTTCCCGCACACCGATGTCGCGCTCACCAAGCGGCAGTCCCGCCTGCCCGAATCGGCTGTGCGCAAGCCGCTCCCGACGGTGGGGAAGTGGATCGACGAGACTCTGCTGTCCAACGGCGTCTATCGGCTCGTGTGCGCGGCAGGACAGCTCGTCCCGGCCGTCACCCCGCCGTTCAGTCGGCTGGCGGTGAAGCTCACCGGAGATCGCGAGTACACCGACCTGTCGAATCGCGTCCTCACGCAGAGCCGCACGGTGCGCTTCCGCGAGATGGAATACGCGATCCCCGCCGAGAACGTCGTCCCGGCGTTCCGCGCCGTGCGAGAGCTCATCGACCGCCGGGGCTGGCGCATCGAGTTCCCCGTCGAGGTGCGGTTCGCCGCGCAGGACGACCGGTGGCTCTCCACGGCCCACGGGCGAGCGAGCGCCTACATCGCCGTGCACCGCTACTGGCGTGCCGATCCGACGGAGTACTTCGGGGCCGTCGAGGCCATCATGCAGGAGCACGGAGGGCGGCCGCACTGGGGCAAGCTCCACACGCAGACCGCCGAGACGCTGCGCGTGATCTACCCGCGGTTCGACGACTTCGTCGCCGTGCGCGACCGCCTCGACCCCGAGCGTCGGTTCAGCAACCGCTATCTCGACCGCGTGCTGGGCGACTGA
- a CDS encoding amino acid deaminase/aldolase — translation MLDLTEELSPVPGAPVVAPEWQDPARYWPRLSAATQHLPAPVAVIDREALRYNAMDMLVRSGGLPIRVASKSVRVRAVLDAVLKLPGYRGILAFTLAEALWLAETHDDIVLAYPTVDRTSLESLFADEQAARRITLMVDDPAHLDLIDSIKGPGERPEIRVAVDVDASWKSSVLGHIGVRRSALFTAGEVAGFARKVIARPGFRLVGLQMYDAQIAGQGDDAGSDAPLIRMVQARSRAELRERRAAIVEAVTALAPMEFLNGGGTGSLEFTGSDESLTEASAGSGLLGGHLFDGYRSFQPAPASAFAFDVVRRPARDIATVLGGGWIASGPAVASRQPKPVWPQSLRTLTREAAGEVQTPLQGPAATALGVGDRVWFRHAKSGEPAERIERYHLVSGDEIIDELPTYRGEGKAFL, via the coding sequence GTGCTCGACCTCACCGAAGAACTGAGCCCCGTTCCGGGTGCCCCCGTGGTTGCCCCCGAGTGGCAGGATCCGGCTCGATACTGGCCTCGCCTCTCCGCCGCGACGCAGCACCTGCCCGCGCCGGTCGCGGTGATCGACCGAGAGGCGCTGCGCTACAACGCGATGGACATGCTGGTGCGCTCCGGTGGCCTGCCCATCCGCGTCGCATCCAAGTCGGTGCGCGTGCGTGCGGTCCTGGACGCCGTCCTGAAGCTCCCCGGGTACCGCGGCATCCTCGCGTTCACTCTCGCGGAGGCCCTCTGGCTCGCCGAGACCCACGACGACATCGTGCTCGCCTACCCGACGGTGGACCGGACGAGCCTCGAGAGCCTGTTCGCCGATGAGCAGGCGGCGCGCCGCATCACGCTCATGGTCGACGACCCGGCGCATCTCGACCTCATCGACAGCATCAAGGGGCCGGGCGAACGTCCGGAGATCCGCGTCGCAGTCGATGTCGACGCCTCGTGGAAGTCTTCGGTCCTCGGGCACATCGGCGTCCGCCGCTCGGCGCTCTTCACCGCGGGAGAGGTCGCCGGCTTCGCCCGGAAGGTCATCGCGCGCCCCGGTTTCCGGCTCGTGGGGCTGCAGATGTACGACGCGCAGATCGCCGGTCAGGGCGATGACGCCGGGTCCGATGCGCCGCTGATCCGCATGGTGCAGGCGCGGTCGCGCGCCGAGCTGCGCGAGCGCCGGGCGGCGATCGTCGAGGCCGTCACCGCCCTCGCGCCGATGGAGTTCCTCAACGGCGGAGGCACGGGGTCGCTCGAGTTCACCGGCAGCGACGAGTCCCTCACCGAGGCGAGTGCCGGCAGCGGGCTCCTCGGTGGTCACCTGTTCGACGGCTATCGGTCGTTCCAGCCGGCTCCGGCATCCGCCTTCGCCTTCGATGTCGTCCGTCGTCCGGCTCGCGACATCGCGACCGTGCTCGGCGGGGGGTGGATCGCATCGGGCCCGGCCGTCGCCTCACGTCAGCCGAAGCCGGTCTGGCCGCAAAGTCTCCGGACTCTCACTCGCGAGGCCGCCGGCGAGGTGCAGACACCGCTGCAGGGCCCCGCGGCGACCGCTCTCGGCGTCGGGGACCGGGTCTGGTTCCGGCACGCGAAGAGCGGCGAGCCGGCCGAGCGGATCGAGCGGTACCACCTCGTCTCCGGTGACGAGATCATCGACGAGCTGCCGACCTACCGCGGCGAGGGAAAGGCGTTCCTGTGA
- a CDS encoding CPBP family intramembrane glutamic endopeptidase — translation MRVHPRVWIGLAIYVGYVIVIFAVTKLSGVGFTEIGKSADTTWRGAVMDLAVAGVLLAITTSLLGWWRPALFERSRSHHKWPIFVPAIMLVVAIANLLNTDWSKFDTSFLLSLLALGVCVGFCEELMSRGLLLTAFRSRFSEVWVWLLTSLLFGAMHLVNAALGDPLMSALSQAGIAAMSGTCFYIVRRVTGSLVWAMVLHGLWDVAAFSVGFAPMGVAWGVLLTPFIGLLAVAVVYWVIKGADEKAPVAAGSAAAAATR, via the coding sequence ATGCGTGTGCATCCTCGTGTCTGGATCGGCCTCGCGATCTACGTCGGCTACGTGATCGTCATCTTCGCCGTCACGAAGCTCAGCGGGGTCGGGTTCACGGAGATCGGGAAGTCGGCCGACACCACCTGGCGGGGTGCCGTGATGGATCTCGCCGTCGCCGGCGTGCTCCTCGCGATCACGACCTCGCTCCTCGGCTGGTGGCGCCCGGCACTCTTCGAGCGAAGCCGATCGCACCACAAGTGGCCCATCTTCGTTCCGGCGATCATGCTCGTCGTCGCGATCGCCAACCTCCTCAACACCGACTGGTCGAAGTTCGACACGTCCTTCCTCCTCTCGCTCCTCGCGCTGGGTGTCTGCGTCGGATTCTGCGAAGAGCTGATGTCTCGCGGTCTCCTTCTCACGGCGTTCCGGTCGAGATTCTCCGAGGTCTGGGTCTGGCTGCTGACGAGCCTCCTGTTCGGTGCGATGCACCTGGTGAACGCCGCTCTCGGCGATCCGCTGATGAGCGCGCTTTCGCAGGCGGGCATCGCGGCGATGTCGGGGACCTGCTTCTACATCGTGCGCAGGGTGACGGGTTCCCTGGTGTGGGCGATGGTGCTGCACGGCCTCTGGGACGTGGCCGCGTTCTCGGTGGGCTTCGCTCCGATGGGCGTCGCCTGGGGTGTGCTGCTCACACCGTTCATCGGACTGCTCGCCGTCGCCGTCGTGTACTGGGTCATCAAGGGCGCGGATGAGAAGGCGCCCGTCGCGGCCGGCTCTGCAGCCGCAGCCGCGACGAGGTAG